A DNA window from Rossellomorea marisflavi contains the following coding sequences:
- a CDS encoding D-alanyl-D-alanine carboxypeptidase family protein — protein MMKRIAAAALLFGLCSATTATAEEAPAKKPTNVYSETAVVLDTNTDSLLYSKNAEKKMYPASITKIATAIYAIEHSALDEEVTISRKAANTDGSTVYLEEGEKMSMEQLLEGLLINSGNDAAVAIAEHVAGSEDEFVDKLNTFLKEKARVEHTHFTNAHGLFDKNHYTTAKDMAEITRYAMQNDTFRSLFGIQSMDWSSESWDTTLYNAHKMVKGELPYPEVTGGKNGFVDESRHTLVTTAEKDDVSLVVVTMKAQSKPAIYDDTKKLLDYGLDRFTSSYIPKDTVFTFDGKRFRLPSDFHYTQPTNGHISEKMSEDGLLTLFNKEGDEITSTKLERIDASSNLQEDHALATNGPGTVHNGSPEKGYIMLPFYLYLIIMVIAGTTFIRRRNAQ, from the coding sequence ATGATGAAACGAATCGCAGCAGCCGCTTTATTATTCGGCTTATGTTCTGCAACGACAGCGACTGCCGAAGAGGCACCCGCAAAAAAACCAACAAATGTCTACAGCGAGACCGCTGTAGTTTTGGATACGAATACAGACAGCCTCCTTTATTCTAAAAATGCTGAGAAGAAAATGTACCCGGCTAGCATCACCAAAATCGCTACAGCCATCTATGCAATCGAGCACAGTGCCCTTGATGAAGAGGTGACAATCAGCCGAAAGGCAGCCAACACCGATGGATCGACCGTGTACCTGGAAGAAGGGGAAAAGATGAGCATGGAACAGCTGCTCGAAGGACTGCTCATCAATTCCGGGAATGACGCCGCAGTGGCCATTGCGGAGCATGTTGCAGGATCGGAGGATGAATTTGTCGATAAACTGAATACGTTCTTGAAGGAAAAGGCACGGGTGGAGCACACCCACTTTACAAACGCCCATGGATTATTCGACAAAAATCACTATACGACAGCCAAAGATATGGCAGAAATCACACGCTATGCCATGCAGAATGATACATTCAGAAGTCTTTTCGGCATCCAATCTATGGATTGGTCTTCAGAAAGCTGGGATACCACATTGTACAATGCACATAAGATGGTGAAGGGGGAGCTTCCATACCCTGAGGTGACCGGCGGAAAGAACGGATTTGTTGATGAATCCAGGCACACGCTTGTAACTACGGCGGAAAAAGATGATGTCTCCCTTGTCGTCGTGACGATGAAGGCTCAATCAAAGCCGGCCATATATGATGATACGAAGAAACTACTCGATTACGGACTGGACAGGTTCACTTCGAGTTACATTCCAAAGGATACCGTTTTCACATTCGATGGTAAGCGTTTCAGGCTTCCAAGCGATTTTCATTATACCCAGCCGACCAACGGCCACATCAGTGAGAAAATGAGCGAAGACGGGCTTTTGACGCTGTTCAACAAAGAGGGGGACGAGATCACGTCTACAAAATTGGAACGGATTGACGCCTCCTCAAATCTGCAAGAGGATCATGCCCTTGCAACCAATGGGCCAGGCACCGTTCACAACGGCTCTCCTGAAAAAGGGTATATCATGCTACCCTTTTATCTATATCTCATCATCATGGTCATTGCAGGTACAACCTTTATCAGAAGAAGAAATGCTCAATAG
- a CDS encoding Ger(x)C family spore germination protein, with product MLCILCFCLLFLTGCLETKYLEKLGLITAVGYDKEDDNKIKGTTVLYQFNPSMDEVEKTLTTTARTTKGVRLSQNLETDHKLVSGQLRVAVYGRDIAEEGIAHLVDTLERDSSIGNMVYLAVADSSAEEILTFPLKEEPSNTGTYLYNLIQQNVDGETIIAPTLQEFVTDYGSVGKDAILPMLSITDGDLGIEGFALFDEDRFVQSVGKEKFFYIRSLIEKYEVGSVELGVPLDPFKNHLSKWDREDRTEENLFITLDSIRSSFKIRMPDRNQPDFHITLKVKSRLLEMSEELRLGNPKVIGLLESKIDQKMEESIKDVLTFLQENHTDPVGFGMKYMSVRGHQDLTRKEWTDLYQKATFHVTVENEIVRTGVIN from the coding sequence ATGCTCTGTATCCTTTGCTTCTGTCTCCTCTTTCTTACAGGATGTCTGGAGACCAAGTACCTTGAGAAATTGGGGCTGATTACGGCTGTCGGTTACGACAAGGAAGACGATAATAAAATTAAAGGCACCACCGTTCTTTATCAATTCAACCCATCGATGGATGAAGTAGAGAAAACGCTGACCACGACTGCCCGGACAACCAAGGGAGTCAGGCTCTCCCAAAACCTTGAAACCGATCATAAACTCGTATCCGGTCAGCTCAGGGTCGCGGTCTACGGAAGGGATATCGCGGAAGAAGGGATCGCTCACCTTGTGGATACACTTGAAAGGGATTCCTCCATTGGCAATATGGTATATCTGGCAGTGGCCGATTCTTCTGCTGAGGAGATTTTGACTTTTCCATTAAAGGAAGAACCATCCAATACAGGGACGTATCTTTATAATCTCATCCAGCAGAACGTAGATGGGGAAACGATCATCGCACCGACACTGCAGGAATTCGTTACAGATTATGGTAGTGTCGGGAAGGATGCCATCCTCCCTATGTTGTCGATCACGGATGGGGACTTGGGGATCGAGGGATTTGCACTATTTGATGAAGATCGTTTCGTACAAAGTGTCGGGAAGGAGAAATTTTTCTATATACGATCTCTTATAGAAAAATATGAAGTAGGCAGTGTAGAATTGGGGGTCCCGTTAGACCCTTTCAAGAATCATCTATCCAAATGGGACCGTGAAGATCGTACTGAGGAAAATCTGTTCATCACGCTGGACAGCATACGCTCTTCCTTCAAGATCCGCATGCCCGACCGAAATCAGCCGGATTTCCACATCACACTGAAGGTCAAGTCACGCTTACTGGAAATGTCGGAGGAACTTCGTCTTGGAAATCCGAAAGTCATTGGACTGCTTGAAAGTAAAATTGATCAAAAGATGGAGGAGTCCATTAAAGATGTCCTCACTTTTCTACAGGAGAATCATACGGACCCTGTCGGATTCGGGATGAAGTATATGAGCGTGAGGGGTCATCAGGATTTGACACGTAAAGAATGGACCGACCTTTACCAAAAAGCGACGTTTCATGTGACGGTTGAAAATGAAATCGTCCGCACCGGAGTCATCAATTAA
- a CDS encoding toxic anion resistance protein, with the protein MEQRKEYSELDQLLSNPFDEGLTPQPQKVNGLMERLPEEQQQKAKQLAEQIDYKDYEAILKYGTAAQSQLSNFSNSMLDHVQKRDIGPIGDVLGDLMKKLELMNPDELNSKQKGVFKRLFRKVSSSIQEVLSKYQKIGSQIDRISVRLEHSKKTLMDDNRLLETLYEKNKDYFHALNMYIAAAEYKRDEIQGTLLPTLRKKAEETGDELLYQEVNDTTQFLDRLEKRIHDLKLSRQMTIQSAPQIRLIQNTNQALAEKIQASVLTAIPLWKNQIAIALTLLNQQKAVTAQKQVSQTTNDLLLKNSEMLKVNSIETAKENERGIIDIETLKKTQENLISTIEETLAIQAEGRQKRQQAEQEMVTMEQELKQKLIEIRK; encoded by the coding sequence ATGGAACAACGCAAAGAATACTCGGAACTTGATCAGCTATTATCCAATCCCTTCGATGAAGGCCTCACCCCTCAGCCTCAGAAGGTCAACGGCCTCATGGAGCGCCTGCCAGAAGAGCAGCAGCAAAAGGCGAAGCAGCTCGCAGAACAGATCGATTATAAAGATTATGAGGCCATCCTGAAGTACGGGACGGCCGCTCAATCCCAGCTCTCCAATTTTTCGAATTCCATGCTCGATCACGTTCAAAAACGGGATATCGGACCGATTGGTGACGTGCTCGGGGACCTCATGAAGAAACTGGAGCTCATGAACCCTGACGAATTGAATTCAAAGCAAAAAGGAGTCTTTAAACGGTTGTTCCGTAAGGTCTCATCATCCATTCAGGAAGTCCTTTCCAAGTATCAGAAGATCGGATCACAGATCGACAGGATCTCGGTCAGGCTCGAGCATTCTAAAAAGACCCTGATGGACGACAATCGACTCCTTGAGACGCTGTATGAAAAAAATAAAGACTACTTCCACGCCCTCAATATGTATATTGCAGCGGCTGAATATAAACGGGATGAGATTCAAGGGACCCTCCTTCCGACACTCAGGAAAAAGGCAGAAGAAACCGGCGACGAGCTCTTATACCAGGAAGTCAATGACACCACCCAGTTTCTTGACCGATTGGAAAAGCGGATCCACGACCTTAAGCTGAGCAGGCAGATGACGATTCAATCCGCACCTCAGATCCGCCTTATCCAGAACACCAACCAGGCACTTGCAGAGAAAATCCAGGCGTCGGTCCTCACGGCCATCCCGCTATGGAAAAATCAGATTGCCATTGCCCTTACCCTGCTGAATCAGCAAAAAGCCGTCACGGCTCAGAAGCAGGTATCGCAAACGACCAATGATCTCCTTCTGAAGAACTCCGAGATGTTGAAAGTCAACAGCATCGAAACCGCTAAGGAAAATGAGCGTGGAATCATCGATATCGAGACGTTGAAAAAAACGCAGGAAAACCTTATTTCAACGATTGAAGAAACGTTGGCCATCCAGGCAGAAGGGCGACAGAAGCGTCAGCAGGCCGAACAGGAAATGGTCACGATGGAGCAGGAACTGAAGCAAAAACTCATCGAAATCAGAAAATAA
- a CDS encoding 5-bromo-4-chloroindolyl phosphate hydrolysis family protein: MNTFLQVLTRTGIGWSAGAAGFFTYLLAFDLGFFISVAAAVGTSFLAFYSTKQIQKHLWLKKNGITRREYIFITRNLKEAKLKINRLQRQQLKVRSLGAFRQILELSRLSKRIYQLAKREPRRFFKAESFFYYHLDSVVEITEKYTFLASQPGKDKEAFKSLQQTKTTLDELSLSLEQDLRKVLADDMDTLHFELDFAKKRLEEQKTIK, encoded by the coding sequence ATGAATACATTTCTACAAGTCTTAACGAGAACAGGTATCGGCTGGAGTGCTGGAGCAGCCGGATTCTTCACCTATCTACTGGCATTCGACCTCGGTTTTTTCATTTCTGTCGCGGCAGCCGTCGGCACCAGCTTTCTCGCCTTCTATTCCACGAAGCAGATCCAAAAGCATCTGTGGCTTAAGAAGAATGGCATCACCCGCAGGGAATATATCTTCATCACCAGGAACCTAAAAGAAGCTAAACTTAAAATAAACAGATTGCAAAGGCAGCAGCTCAAGGTCAGATCACTGGGTGCCTTCAGGCAGATCCTTGAGTTGAGTCGATTGAGCAAGAGGATCTACCAGCTTGCCAAACGGGAGCCCCGGCGGTTCTTCAAGGCAGAGTCGTTCTTCTACTATCACCTTGATTCCGTTGTTGAAATCACCGAAAAGTATACGTTTCTTGCGTCCCAACCAGGTAAGGACAAGGAAGCATTCAAATCCCTTCAACAGACGAAGACCACCCTTGATGAACTCTCCCTTTCACTGGAGCAGGATCTGCGCAAGGTACTGGCCGATGACATGGACACCCTTCACTTTGAATTGGATTTTGCAAAGAAAAGATTGGAAGAACAAAAGACGATAAAATGA
- a CDS encoding cold-inducible protein YdjO-related protein, which produces MAFGRRNQVEEEIKTEETKIWACSAEDCKGWMRDNFKSEDTPKCPLCKEDMVQSTKVLQVVDNPHPTLKTS; this is translated from the coding sequence ATGGCTTTTGGTCGTAGAAATCAAGTTGAGGAAGAAATTAAAACAGAAGAAACAAAAATTTGGGCTTGTTCCGCTGAAGATTGTAAAGGCTGGATGAGAGATAATTTCAAAAGCGAAGACACTCCTAAGTGTCCGTTGTGTAAAGAAGATATGGTACAGTCGACAAAGGTTCTGCAGGTTGTGGATAACCCCCATCCTACCTTGAAGACTTCCTGA
- the recQ gene encoding DNA helicase RecQ, translated as MQQAINVLKEYFGYDSFRTGQDEIVQHVLAGRDTVGIMPTGGGKSLCYQVPSLLLDGVTVVISPLISLMKDQVDALIQQGIPATYINSTLTARETDETMTGLSAGEYKLLYIAPERLESRSFLRFLQTLPIPLVAVDEAHCLSQWGHDFRPSYMNISSAVGQLPTNPVILALTATATPQVQQDILQHLHIRDENMVLTGFERDNLFFQVVKGENRKKWVEDYVKKNRDHSGIIYCATRKEVEALHQLLERKGISVGKYHGGLSDRLREEQQDAFLNDSISIMVATNAFGMGINKSNVRYVIHYQLPKNMEGYYQEAGRAGRDGLDSECILLFAPQDIQTQRYIIEQNLSPDMQMNEMQKLRDMIDFAHTESCLQQYILTYFGEEGDTRCGKCSNCLDDREQEDVTVRAQMVLSCMLRMNERFGTSLIAGVLTGSKNKKIIDWRFDELSTYGLMKDQSQKDVSLFIEYLIAEGVIAVEGGSYPILKVSAKGKEVLLGQRSISRKIQKTAVRVIKKEDPLFESLRQIRKELAEGAGVPPFVIFSDKTLHDMCEKRPKSRDEFLDVSGVGQNKLVKYGDAFLKGIADFEEREVNEEESGELIVEDGPSHIVSYQLFMEGYEPKQIASRRGMSSTTIENHIARAYEEGIGKDWTRLFSEKEEGLIREAVEEAGSDKLKPIKELLPDEISYFQIKAFLAKHK; from the coding sequence TTGCAGCAAGCCATAAATGTATTAAAAGAGTATTTCGGATATGATTCATTCAGAACCGGGCAGGATGAGATTGTGCAACATGTTCTAGCCGGACGGGATACTGTCGGGATCATGCCTACTGGAGGAGGGAAGTCCCTTTGTTACCAGGTTCCGTCTCTGCTCCTGGATGGAGTGACCGTCGTCATTTCACCTCTGATTTCCTTGATGAAGGATCAGGTCGATGCCCTCATCCAACAAGGGATACCAGCCACTTACATAAACAGTACGCTAACGGCAAGAGAAACGGATGAAACGATGACCGGCCTGTCAGCAGGTGAGTATAAGCTCCTCTATATCGCACCGGAGCGATTGGAATCAAGAAGTTTCCTGAGATTCCTTCAAACCCTTCCCATCCCCCTTGTAGCGGTTGATGAAGCCCACTGTCTCTCCCAATGGGGACACGATTTCAGACCGAGCTACATGAACATTTCCTCGGCCGTGGGCCAACTTCCGACCAACCCCGTCATACTCGCTTTGACGGCTACGGCGACCCCTCAAGTTCAACAGGATATCCTCCAGCATCTTCACATCCGTGATGAGAATATGGTACTGACAGGGTTCGAACGCGACAATCTGTTCTTCCAAGTCGTCAAAGGGGAAAACCGAAAAAAATGGGTGGAGGATTACGTAAAGAAGAACCGGGATCACTCTGGGATCATTTACTGTGCCACAAGAAAGGAAGTCGAAGCTCTGCATCAGCTTCTCGAACGGAAGGGAATCTCAGTCGGTAAGTACCACGGTGGTTTGTCCGATCGTCTCCGTGAAGAACAGCAGGATGCTTTCCTGAACGACTCGATATCCATCATGGTGGCCACGAATGCCTTCGGTATGGGTATCAATAAATCAAATGTGCGGTATGTCATCCACTATCAACTGCCGAAGAATATGGAAGGCTATTATCAGGAAGCCGGAAGGGCAGGACGTGATGGACTCGACAGTGAGTGCATCCTCCTTTTCGCTCCGCAGGATATCCAGACTCAGCGATATATCATCGAGCAGAATCTATCGCCTGATATGCAGATGAATGAAATGCAAAAGCTCAGGGATATGATTGACTTTGCCCATACGGAATCATGCCTGCAACAATATATCCTCACCTACTTCGGAGAGGAAGGGGATACAAGATGCGGAAAATGCAGCAACTGCCTGGATGACCGTGAACAGGAAGATGTGACGGTCAGAGCACAGATGGTCCTATCCTGTATGCTGAGGATGAATGAGCGATTCGGGACCTCCCTGATTGCCGGGGTCCTGACCGGATCAAAAAATAAAAAAATCATAGATTGGCGATTTGATGAGCTCTCCACATACGGACTCATGAAAGATCAATCGCAAAAGGATGTCTCCCTTTTTATTGAGTATTTGATCGCAGAAGGAGTGATTGCGGTGGAAGGGGGGAGCTACCCCATCCTCAAAGTGTCTGCAAAGGGAAAAGAGGTGCTGTTGGGGCAGAGATCGATTTCAAGGAAGATCCAAAAGACGGCGGTCCGGGTCATCAAGAAAGAAGATCCCCTCTTCGAATCACTTCGCCAGATCCGAAAAGAGTTGGCAGAAGGAGCAGGTGTTCCGCCATTTGTCATCTTCTCGGACAAGACGCTTCATGACATGTGCGAAAAGCGTCCCAAATCACGGGATGAGTTCCTCGATGTGAGCGGAGTGGGGCAGAATAAGCTCGTTAAATACGGAGATGCGTTCCTGAAAGGAATCGCAGACTTTGAAGAGAGGGAAGTGAATGAAGAAGAGTCCGGAGAACTAATTGTAGAAGATGGGCCTTCACATATCGTGAGCTATCAGCTATTCATGGAAGGGTACGAGCCAAAGCAGATTGCTTCACGGAGAGGCATGAGTTCGACGACGATCGAGAATCATATTGCCCGCGCCTACGAAGAAGGGATAGGTAAGGATTGGACGCGTTTGTTTTCAGAAAAGGAGGAAGGGCTCATCAGGGAGGCCGTGGAAGAGGCAGGTTCAGATAAACTCAAGCCTATCAAAGAGCTCTTACCGGATGAAATCAGTTATTTCCAGATCAAAGCATTCCTTGCAAAACACAAATAA
- a CDS encoding DUF1033 family protein, translated as MESKWKVIKTKSDAEPWWFFENWEQDIVEEWSFDNEVEAMEKYKEQILHHRSLYPNMKAKHVHSIAFWNPEEIEFCEACDDDLQLFIGLILFKDGKPAEHLPSNELSKVLHDYMINR; from the coding sequence ATGGAATCAAAATGGAAAGTGATCAAAACGAAGAGCGATGCTGAACCATGGTGGTTCTTCGAAAATTGGGAACAGGATATCGTGGAAGAATGGTCCTTTGACAATGAAGTTGAAGCCATGGAAAAATATAAGGAACAAATTCTCCATCACCGATCCCTCTATCCAAATATGAAAGCAAAACATGTTCATTCCATTGCCTTTTGGAATCCGGAAGAAATTGAATTCTGTGAGGCATGTGACGATGATTTACAGCTATTCATCGGCCTGATCCTGTTCAAAGACGGGAAGCCGGCGGAACATTTGCCATCCAACGAACTATCAAAGGTACTCCATGACTATATGATCAATCGATAA
- the yidC gene encoding membrane protein insertase YidC, whose product MSIHLTIQTLKEEHIIEEINHITTYTHIRYHTRGCQSATTDGAFFHDYFVNPFAYLIHEIGTFLGGNFGLALIVITILIRLILLPFMLRTYKNQQEMKVKMDVMKPEMSAIQKKIKETKNKEEQQKLQQEMMQLYQKHGVNPLNMGCLPLIIQTPILIGLYYAIRSSTEIADHSFLWFNLGEPNIAMAVIAGIVYLVQSRVTLIGMTPEQQKQMKILGLLSPVMIFIFSLNAPSALPLYWAAGGAFLIIQTLIGKKLYAPKAVEKETKPAK is encoded by the coding sequence TTGTCAATTCATTTAACAATCCAAACACTCAAGGAGGAACACATCATTGAAGAAATTAACCATATCACTACTTATACTCATATCCGCTATCACACTCGGGGATGTCAGAGTGCTACGACTGACGGAGCATTCTTCCACGATTATTTCGTCAATCCATTTGCCTACCTGATCCACGAGATCGGAACATTCCTAGGTGGGAACTTTGGACTTGCTCTCATCGTGATCACGATCCTGATCCGTTTGATCCTGCTTCCTTTCATGCTGCGCACCTATAAAAATCAGCAGGAAATGAAAGTGAAGATGGACGTGATGAAGCCTGAAATGTCGGCTATACAGAAAAAGATCAAAGAAACGAAGAATAAAGAAGAGCAGCAGAAACTTCAGCAGGAAATGATGCAGCTATACCAAAAGCACGGCGTCAATCCATTGAATATGGGCTGCCTCCCTTTAATCATCCAGACACCGATCCTTATCGGCCTGTATTATGCCATCCGCTCTTCAACAGAAATTGCCGACCACTCGTTCCTATGGTTCAATCTCGGAGAGCCGAATATCGCCATGGCGGTCATCGCCGGGATTGTCTACCTCGTCCAGTCGAGGGTAACCCTGATCGGTATGACTCCTGAGCAGCAGAAGCAGATGAAGATCCTTGGACTTCTCTCACCTGTCATGATCTTCATCTTCTCATTGAATGCGCCATCTGCCCTTCCCCTCTACTGGGCAGCGGGTGGAGCCTTCCTGATCATCCAAACGCTCATCGGCAAAAAGCTGTACGCACCAAAAGCCGTTGAGAAAGAAACGAAACCAGCAAAATAA
- a CDS encoding GerAB/ArcD/ProY family transporter — protein MKVNLDPQPKFMINAFLVMFIIHTSQTGVGIAGLPRIVFMEAGRDAWISVLLSGLSISLVLFIMVAILKSYESADLYGIHRDVYGKWLSVFFNCVYVVYLLCVTFIIMMNYIEMVQAWIFPKIQPWLVMGLLLILLAYGVSGGFRVVAGICFLGFIFAFWLVFMIYTPVKFMSFNHLLPVMTASPDELMKGIYKSSFSMVGFELLFVYYPYIKEKKKVLKFALIGSGYTTILFTVLTVVSIGFFSQETLMKTIWPILSMFKILRIPNLERFEFIAVSFWMLIILPNICTYFWSAIRGMKRTFNVSHKKSIIIFCLAIWLISIFLENRVLINTITDRIATGSFVLAFIYPFILFALVKIRMRLTKGRSRS, from the coding sequence ATGAAAGTAAACCTGGATCCCCAGCCAAAATTCATGATCAACGCATTTCTAGTCATGTTCATCATTCATACATCACAGACCGGCGTCGGGATTGCCGGTCTGCCGCGTATCGTCTTCATGGAGGCAGGCAGGGATGCGTGGATCAGTGTCCTCTTGTCCGGTCTCTCCATCAGCCTTGTGCTTTTCATCATGGTCGCCATCCTGAAGTCATATGAGTCGGCGGATCTTTATGGCATACACAGGGATGTCTATGGAAAGTGGCTGAGTGTATTCTTCAATTGCGTGTATGTCGTCTATCTTCTGTGTGTAACGTTCATCATCATGATGAATTACATTGAGATGGTACAGGCGTGGATTTTCCCTAAGATCCAGCCGTGGCTTGTGATGGGCCTCCTCCTCATCCTGTTGGCCTATGGAGTGAGCGGAGGCTTCAGGGTTGTAGCGGGGATCTGCTTCCTCGGATTCATTTTCGCCTTTTGGCTCGTGTTCATGATCTACACCCCGGTCAAATTCATGAGCTTCAATCATTTGCTCCCCGTCATGACGGCTTCACCGGATGAACTCATGAAGGGCATCTACAAAAGCAGCTTTTCCATGGTGGGATTTGAACTTTTATTTGTATATTACCCTTATATCAAAGAAAAGAAGAAAGTCTTGAAATTCGCCTTGATCGGTTCAGGTTACACAACGATCCTATTTACGGTCCTGACTGTCGTCTCGATCGGTTTTTTCTCCCAAGAGACATTGATGAAAACGATTTGGCCCATCCTATCCATGTTCAAAATCCTCAGAATCCCGAACTTGGAACGGTTTGAATTCATCGCAGTCTCCTTTTGGATGCTTATTATTCTACCCAATATCTGCACCTACTTCTGGAGTGCCATCAGGGGGATGAAAAGGACGTTCAACGTGTCCCATAAGAAATCGATCATCATTTTCTGCCTTGCGATCTGGCTTATCTCCATCTTTTTGGAGAACAGGGTCCTCATCAATACCATTACGGACCGGATCGCCACAGGCAGTTTTGTCCTCGCTTTCATTTACCCCTTCATCCTCTTCGCCCTGGTCAAGATCAGGATGCGATTGACAAAAGGGAGGAGTCGCTCGTGA
- a CDS encoding cupredoxin domain-containing protein: MKFYSISKRRFLITGMLIVMIATGTLWYLSNRDDYPTVSLPGGKAQVFQLVTGEFSSELPGGKKIESYRWDPGTIVVESGKEVELRILGVNGHEHPFHIEGTNVTGVVKKGEETVVHYTFADPGTYKLVCDLHETMEQNGPMIAYIVVQ, encoded by the coding sequence ATGAAATTTTATTCCATATCTAAAAGAAGGTTCCTGATCACAGGTATGCTGATCGTGATGATTGCTACAGGCACTCTCTGGTACCTGTCGAACCGGGATGACTATCCGACCGTTTCCCTCCCAGGCGGGAAAGCACAGGTGTTTCAGTTGGTGACGGGGGAATTCTCATCAGAACTGCCTGGTGGTAAAAAGATCGAATCCTATCGATGGGACCCGGGAACGATTGTTGTTGAAAGCGGAAAAGAGGTCGAACTCAGGATCCTCGGAGTGAATGGACATGAGCATCCCTTCCACATTGAGGGGACAAACGTGACCGGAGTGGTGAAAAAAGGGGAAGAAACGGTGGTGCACTATACCTTTGCCGACCCCGGAACGTATAAACTCGTGTGCGACCTGCATGAAACAATGGAGCAAAACGGCCCCATGATCGCCTACATTGTCGTCCAATGA